Proteins encoded in a region of the Camelus bactrianus isolate YW-2024 breed Bactrian camel chromosome 36, ASM4877302v1, whole genome shotgun sequence genome:
- the LOC141576205 gene encoding LOW QUALITY PROTEIN: olfactory receptor 4P4-like (The sequence of the model RefSeq protein was modified relative to this genomic sequence to represent the inferred CDS: deleted 1 base in 1 codon), translated as MGNKNITKFILLGLFSDDNVKVTCCVLFSLCYIAMLSGNLLILLTIRGSRLREQPMYFFLSYLSFTDVCFTSTMAPKLITDLLAQQKTISYNSCMAQMFYAHFFGATEIFILVAMTYEHYTAICRPLQYMVIMKRQVCYGLVMASAVGPFVHSIMQVLIIIQLPFCDPSQIDHYFCGIFPLLKLACTDISLLVIAIITTTGVLSILTFVALVISYIIILWTCSSEGFRKSLSTYGSHITVVFTLFLPLIFTYVPMAASVSNDKIFALFYTMTAPMFNPLIYTLRNTDMRNAMRKVW; from the exons ATGGGAAATAAAAACATCACAAAATTCATCCTCCTG GGGCTTTTCAGTGATGACAATGTGAAGGTCACCTGCTGTGTGTTGTTCTCACTTTGCTATATTGCGATGCTCTCAGGAAATCTGCTCATTCTTCTCACCATCAGGGGAAGCCGCCTCAGAGAGCAGcccatgtactttttcctcaGCTACTTGTCCTTCACGGATGTCTGCTTTACCTCCACCATGGCCCCCAAGCTGATCACTGACTTACTGGCCCAGCAGAAGACCATCTCCTACAACAGCTGCATGGCCCAGATGTTTTATGCTCACTTCTTTGGTGCCACTGAGATCTTCATCTTGGTGGCCATGACCTATGAACACTACACAGCCATCTGCAGACCACTTCAGTACATGGTCATCATGAAGAGACAGGTGTGCTATGGCCTCGTAATGGCGTCTGCTGTCGGCCCCTTTGTCCATTCCATCATGCAAGTATTGATTATTATCCAGCTTCCGTTCTGTGACCCCAGTCAGATAGACCACTATTTCTGTGGCATATTCCCCTTGCTGAAGCTGGCCTGTACCGACATTAGTCTGTTGGTAAttgcaatcatcaccaccacaGGGGTGCTGTCCATTTTAACCTTTGTTGCCTTGGTAATCTCTTACATCATCATCCTGTGGACCTGCTCCTCTGAGGGCTTCCGCAAATCCCTCTCCACCTATGGCTCACATATCACTGTCGTGTTCACTTTATTCTTGCCCCTCATCTTCACCTATGTCCCCATGGCTGCTTCTGTCAGTAATGACAAGATTTTTGCCTTGTTTTACACTATGACTGCCCCCATGTTCAACCCTCTTATCTACACCCTGAGAAACACAGACATGAGGAATGCCATGAGGAAAGTGTGGTGA
- the LOC141576169 gene encoding LOW QUALITY PROTEIN: olfactory receptor 4S2-like (The sequence of the model RefSeq protein was modified relative to this genomic sequence to represent the inferred CDS: substituted 1 base at 1 genomic stop codon), with amino-acid sequence MEKISNVTEFVFWVLSQNPEVEEVCFMVFSFFXTVILLGNLLVILTVYVGHLFNSPMYFFLNYLSFVDICYSSVTTPKMIVDLLAKSKIISYVGCMLQLFGGHVFGCTEIFILTVMANDRYVAICKPLHYMTIMDRDRCNKMLLGSWIGGFVHSIIQVALVVQLPFCGPNEIDHYFCDVHPLLKLACTDTYVVAVAVTANSDTITLGSFVILLISFTVILVSLRNQSAEGRHKALSTCGSHIAVVIIFFGPCTFMYMCPDTTFSEDKMVAVFYAIITPMLNPLIYTLRNAEVKSPMKKLWSRRVLWEANAK; translated from the coding sequence ATGGAAAAAATAAGCAATGTAACTGAATTTGTTTTCTGGGTTCTTTCTCAGAACCCAGAGGTTGAAGAAGTTTGTTTCatggtgttttctttcttctagacTGTCATTCTTCTGGGAAACCTCCTCGTCATATTGACAGTTTATGTGGGACATCTTTTCAATTCTCCTATGTATTTCTTTCTCAACTACTTGTCTTTTGTGGACATTTGTTATTCTTCAGTCACAACTCCAAAGATGATCGTTGACCTATTAGCCAAGAGCAAAATTATCTCCTACGTGGGGTGCATGTTGCAACTCTTTGGGGGACATGTCTTTGGTTGCACTGAGATCTTCATCCTTACTGTGATGGCCAATGATCGTTATGTGGCTATCTGTAAACCTTTACACTATATGACCATCATGGACCGGGACAGATGCAATAAAATGTTACTGGGGAGCTGGATAGGTGGGTTCGTACACTCCATTATCCAAGTGGCTCTGGTAGTTCAACTACCCTTTTGTGGACCCAATGAGATTGATCACTACTTTTGCGATGTTCACCCTCTGCTGAAACTTGCCTGCACAGACACATATGTGGTTGCTGTTGCTGTGACAGCCAATAGTGATACCATCACTCTGGGGAGCTTTGTCATCTTGTTAATCTCCTTTACTGTCATCCTGGTGTCCCTGAGAAACCAGTCAGCTGAAGGCAGGCACAAAGCTCTCTCTACCTGTGGCTCCCACATCGCTGTGGTCATCATCTTTTTTGGTCCCTGTACTTTCATGTATATGTGCCCTGATACTACCTTTTCAGAGGATAAGATGGTGGCTGTGTTTTACGCCATTATCACCCCCATGTTAAATCCCCTGATTTATACATTGAGAAATGCAGAAGTAAAAAGTCCAATGAAAAAACTGTGGAGCAGGAGGGTTTTATGGGAGGCTAATGCTAAGTAG